Genomic segment of Caproiciproducens sp. NJN-50:
TTGACGTTAAGTCTCAGCCCGGGCTGCAATTTAACACTCTCTTTCCAGTGGCTCTTCTGTATTAAACGGAGATGGCCGCGGGGAGATAACCGGTAGCAATGAGATAGTCATTTATGTATTCCTTGATTGCGCTTTTGATGATGGATTCGGCATCCGGCTTTAATTTCCCCTTCCGGATTTGCCGATATTGTATGGGCAGATATTGCTCAATGACATTGAGCGGGATTTCCGCGTGGTTCACATTTTGGATCAGCGTGTTCAGGGAATCCTGCACCTCCGGATCGGGCAGATAATAGCGCGCGCGGTCGGAGAAGCTGTATTTCCGCTTGATCGCCTTCTGCGTCTCGGTGCCGTGGTAATGTTTTTTCCAGTTGCCCGGGTTGGTAAGCATCGCGCGCTCCAGCGTTTCCCTGAATTCGGACAGAACGATGCCGGAATTGTGCAGCACAGTTTTTTCCACATCCTCCAGCGCGAAGATCGCCTCGCGCAGCGCGAACGTGAAGGCGGGACCGACCTTCAGGATGGCGATGCCGTCCTCCACCATTTCTTTCAGTTTTTCCTTCGTCTGATAGTCGGTCGAGTGTCCCTCGAACACGACGCCTCCGTAGTCCTTCAGAGAATCGGTCAGTTCTTTGGCGGCTGCCCGATCATATTCGATGACGGAATCGTCGGCGAATTCCACGCCGGGCTGGACCACGACGCCGACCACGCGGGAAAATGCTTCTTCCAGCCCCTTCGCGGCGAAGGCTTTGCGGAACGCTTCAAAGGTCGACCTGAATTCCGCGGGCTTTGTCACCGCGACCGAGCTCTCGTTTTCCTGCGCACCGCCGGGGATGGGAACCTCGCTGCCGATGATATAGACCGGCTTGGGGGCCTCCGGGTTGCTCCGCTGATATTCGGCATATGCATCCTCCGCCACCCGGCAGAGTTCGGCCGCCCTGCGGGAGATCGTTTCCTCGGAAAGGCGGGTGTTCCGGTTGTCGTCCGCCACGCGCATGCTGGTGTCGATGTGGATCTTGGTGAAGCCGGCAGCCGCGTAGTCATGCAGCAGCACGCGGGATTTCTCCATTGCCTCCGCTTCGTTTTCATCCTGCCAGGTCAGCGGGCCGAGATGGTCGCCGCCCAGAATCAGCTTCTCTTTCGGGAACCCGACTTTTTGCGCGATCCCATTCACAAACCTGACAAAATCAGCCGGGCGCATGCCGGTATAGCCTCCGAACTGATTGACCTGGTTCGCCGTAGACTCGATCAGGACCGGGCTGTTGGTCGCCAAGCCGCTTTCCATTGCCGCTTCCAGCACATAAGCATTCGCGCTGCAGCAGGAATAGATACCGCCCCTGCCGGTTTCCTTCCGTTCTTCTATCATATAGAGCATCGGGTTTTTCATCTTTTGGTACCTCCATTCAAAAATAAAACGGGGTCAGTCCTCGTTGATGAGCATGATTTTCCCGTTGACCTCCCCGGTTATTTCGAAGAGCGGTTGATCAATTCGAATCCGCTTGTGTAAAACAGCCCGCTTTCATTTCGCTTTTCTCTCCTTTGCAATACTCAGGCTTTTCCGTCGCAGCCGCAGACCTTCATGCGTTCCATGACCTGTCGCTTGACCGCCTCGCGGGCTTTGGCACCGTATCGCTTCGGGTCGAACACGCCAGGATCCTGTTTTAAGTAGTCCTTCACAGCGTCGCTGAACACGACGCGCAACTCCGTCGCGAAGTTGACCTTGCAGATGCCGCAGCTGACGCAGTTGCGGATTGCCTCGTCCGTCAGGCCTGAGGCGCCGTGCAAAACCATGGGGACGGTAAGGACCTTGCGCAGGGTGGAAATAAGCTCGACATTCAGAACGGGCTTCGTCTTGTAGACGCCGTGCGCCGTGCCGACACCGACGGCCAGTGAGAAAACGCCGGTTTCCGCGACGAAACGGACGGCTTCGTCCGGGTCGGTATAGCCGGTGCCGGAGCTTTCCGTGTCGTCCTCCTTGCCGCCGACCTTTCCGAGTTCGCCTTCCACGGGAATTCCGCAGGGTGCACAGGCGGAAACCACGGCCTTCGTGATGGCAATGTTTTTGTCGAGAACCTCTTTGGAACCGTCGATCATGATGGACGTATACCCCGCCCGCAGGGCCTGAACGGCGAGGTCGTAGCTGTTCCCGTGGTCAAGGTGCATTGCGACGGGAACGGAGGCATTCTTCGCCGCGGCGCTCACGTTTGCGCAATACAGGTCGAGACCGGCATATTTGATTGTGCCGGGTGTGGTCTGGATCATGACCGGAGCGTGCAGCTCTTCGGCGGCCGCAATGATCGCCTGCACCATTTCCATGTTTTCGGCATTGAAGGCACCGACGGCATAGCCGCCCCTCTGCGCGTCAAGAAGCATTTGTTTCGATGTTGTCAGTGGCATAAGTCATTTCCTCGTATAATAAGATTCGCAGACAGTTTTAAGTGTGTCTGCTTAGTACATGGACTTTCTTTTCAACCAAGCTGAGGATCTCTGCGGCTGAGACGCAATCGCAGGCACGGTGCGCCAAAACTTGTGCTTCGCTGTGGATGCTGCTGCGGATTACGGCGGGGTGGAACGACATGCAGAAGCATGATTTTTTTGTTGCCACGGTCTACCGCAAACGAATACTGCGTGAGATCATGCGTACCGATGCTGTGCTTCGCTGTGCGGATCATCCGAATGGTCTTCACCGAAAAGCCCAGCCGGGCCCGGCGTTCCCCGTTGCTCCGCATTTTTATCAGTCTACCTTGGTCAGAATCTTCATGCTCTTTTCCGAGTTTGCCTTAATATATTTGAACGCATCGAAATACTCGTCGAACGGGAATACCCTCGTAATCAGCGGCCTTGTGTTCATCCTGCCCGTGCCTAGGTATTCGGTGACGTCATCCCAGTCCTTTTCGACGTACATCAGTGAGCCCATCAGGCGCAACTCGCGGTCCTGTACGAACGACATGTTGATCTCCGGGGTCTTGCCGAAAACGCCCACGACCACAATGTCGTTGCCTTTCTTGGAAAGGCTGATTGCCTGGTTGACGGTGGCGCCGATTCCGACACACTCAACAAACAAATCGGCGCCTTCTCCCCTGAAATACCCGCGGATCGCCTCGCCCAAGTCCTCTTTGCCAGAGTTGACGGCAAACGGAATGCCGCATTCCTTTGCGACGCCCAGCCTATAGTCGGACAGGTCCGAAATAAGCACGGATTTCGCTCCCTCCGCCATGGCCGATTGCGCCGCGAGGTTTCCGATGGTGCCGGCACCCAGAACGACGACATTCTTTCCGGCTACGCTCCCGGCGCGGCGGACCGCGTGCAGGCCGACCGCCGCGGGCTCGACTGTCGCGGCCAGGTCCAGCGGCAGCTTGCCGTTGACGACTTTCACCAGCTCTGCGCCGACCGCATAATATTCGCAGGCCGCGCCGGGTGTCTGGCAGCCGAGCACTTTCAGTGTGTCACAGATATTGTAGCGGCCTTCGCGGCAGGGCTCGCATTCTTTGCAGAACACCTGCGGCATTGCCGTGACTTTGTCCCCCACGGCAATGCCCTTTACCCCGCTGCCAATTTTCACGACCGTGCCGGAGAATTCGTGGCCCATGACGATGGGACAGGAAATAAACGGATGCTGCCCAAAATATGCGTGGATATCTGACCCACAGATTCCGACATAGCTTATTTTAATCAGCACTTCGTCATCCTTCGGTTCCGGCACTGCAATTTCCGACATTATGATTTTTTCAGGTTCAACCAATGTTGCAATTTTCGTAAATGCCATCTCCTTTATCCATAAAGTTTAAACTTTTTAATGATTTTGGCGCCGTAAGTGCCATATTCTAACCCGGATTACGGCGCCCAAGGCGGTAAAACTGTCAGTTTTTCATTTAATGAGGCCGATGGACTGATAATATTGATAGAATTTATCCATGTTGTCCTTTGTGATAAGAACCGGGTCGGTATTGACTTTTTCAAATTTCTCTTCGCCTTTGAAGACCTTATCGATGATTTCCATGCCTTGGCTGGCCTGCGTATATGCGCTCTGCTGGACCGTAGCGGTCAGGCCGCCCTGCTTCATTGAGATGATGGAGTCCGCAAGTCCGTCTACGCCGAAGAAGAACATTTCCTTATCGCGGCCCGCGTCCTTCGCGGCTTCCAGGGCACCGAGCGCCATGCCGTCGTTCATGGAGATGACTGCGTCGATATCCTTATAGGTTTGGAGCCAGTCTTCCATCTTCTCCATGCCCTTCGATTTGTCCCAGTCGCAGATCTGTTCGCCCAGGATTTTGATATCTTTGCGCTTGCTGAAAAGAACGTTCTCGTAGCCTTTACGGCGGCCGATGGAGTGGGAATTGCCGGAAGGTCCAAGCAGCACGACCACATTGTATGTGGACTTTTTGCCGGCCGGCAGCATATCGTTTGCCACCTTTGCGATCATTTCGCCGTAGGCGACGGGGTCACAGTTGACGTTCGATGCTTCTTTGACACCTCCGTCGCTCTGATTAATCATCATGACAGGCGTACCGTTGTCGATGATATCCTTGACCGTGTCCGCTTCCGCGTCAGGATCCTGGGGGTGAAGAATGATGTAGTCATAGCCCTTCGTCACGCAGGTTTCCATGATCTGCAGCTGAGTGCCAGTACTTGCCTTGCCGTCAAAGTAGTCGATGGTTATGTTGGGGTACTTGCTGTTCAACGTCTTCAGAGAAGACGACAGCCAGGAAGCGTAGGTCAGGGACATGTCCGTCGCAATGAATGCGACCTTTTTCTGTCCGTAGCTTGCCGAACCTGTACTTCCGGCCGCAGCGGAAGCAGATTCACCCGCGCTGGACGTGCTTTGGCTCGTGCTGCCAGACTCCGCCGAGGAGCAGCCGCCGAACGGAAATGCTACCATGCAAACCAGTAACAGCGCAGAAATCAACTTTTTAGCCTTTTCCATCAAAATATCCTCCTTCGAAAAATACGCAAACGCCTTTTCAGCGTCGGCTACATAGAAAGTTAGGGAGTGCTTGACTTAGGAATCCTTTCTGGCCATGATCTTTGCCGCCGTCTTTTTGTTTTTGGTTGCAATGTCGAACACAACCGCCAGAATAATAAGAATGCCTTTCAATACCTTTTGAATGTAAGAGTTGACGCCCATGAGGTTCATGATGTTGTTTAGAACTCCGATGATGCCGGAGCCGATCATGGTGCCGGTCATGGTGCCAATGCCCCCGGTAAAGCTCGTACCGCCGAGGACGGTGGCCATGATGGCATCTGTTTCATAGCCCAGGCCTTCCGAAGGAATCCCCGCGTTCAGCCGGCCCATCATGACGACGCCTGCAAAAGCAGCCAAGGTGCCGGAGATGATGAAGGCGGTCCATTTCGTCTTCTTAACGTCAATACCGGAAGCTCTGGCCGCCTGGGCATTGCCGCCGATCGCATAGCAGTACCGGCCGAATTTCGTGTATTTCATCAAGATGTGCATGATGATGAAGATGACCAGCATGAAAAAGATAATGATCGGGAGGAAACCAAAGACATACGCTTTGCCAAAAATTTTGAACTCCTTAGTTTCTGCGTCTCGTCATATGGAATCTCCAGCAGCGACGCAAGAAGCAGGTTGACCTGCGCCAACTCCACCGCAATTTTGTAGGAAAGCTTTGACAGATGCTCCTCCAGATCCTTCATTTCGCTGCGCTCAATCTTTCCATAGAGTTCCGCCAGTTCACCGGAAAACTGCCGCAAAATATCCCGGCTTACAAATTCCCGGATAGAGGCATCAATGAGCTCTGAACGGTTCTGGAAGCCGAGCCGCTCCCGGTTCTCGTCCGCAAGTCGCAGGGTTTCAACTGGCAGAGATACCGTGATTTTCTCAATTCTCTGATTCATCCGCATCCTCCTCCGGGTTAAGTCCTTCATGTTGATACGAATAGATATTGTCAAAGCGGATGTTGCCGATTGTACATTTGACATCCTTTACACACTTTTTGCGAAGCTTTTTCAGCCCTTCATCGTCCAGGTTAAACTGGCACGCGGTTATATGGGAGACCATGGCGAGCTCCACACACATCCGGAACAGCTGACGGCAGATACGGGCTTCCAATTTTGCAAACTGATCCTCCAGAAACGTAAGGGTGGTTTTGTGGATGTACTCCGTACTGTTTTTCGTTTGAAGGAAGCCGAGGTAAAATTTGACCGCCCGGCAGACGAAATCGCTCCGGCTCGAGCATTCATACAGCGGAAACACAGCATCGATCTGCTTAACCATATCGGGCGGCATCCAGATCCCGGTCTTTTCTTTCTTATCATTGCTCACTGCTATAAGCTCCTTTCACCTCTAAAATTCGCTGGGGACTTCCTGACAAATGCCCAATCTTCGGCAATAGTCTGACATCCGGACGGCTTCGTCGGGGCCGTGCTTCGGATTGTTTCTTTCTCCAACCAAGGCGCGTAAAATCCCGCAAACCCGCGTCCCGACCCGCGTTGCGGGACGGTGTGAACCTCGCGGACGCCGCAAGCGGCGCCGCGATTTAACCTGCACCGTTTTCGACCCAATGGTTTACTCCTGAGAAATGATATTCTGATCTGTTTTACCGAGCAGTTAAATTTCTGTACTTCATTGACACATACCTCCCGATTTTGCATCAAAAAATTTCTTTACTATAAAAGCAATTGAAATCGGGTACTGAACGGATTTTTTTGTAAAAGCTGAAAAATTTCATATGCATGCACAGTTTAGGAATCTATCAATTGTTGAATATGACTGCAAGCGGTTGGTATAAATCCCTCCAAAATATCAGTGACAACGAATTTGTTTTGTGATAAGATAATAATAATACAAATCTATATATTATCTTTTGGGAGGGTAATAAGGGATGGAAAAGGAATACGGAGAACTCTGCGGCACCTCTCCGTATAATTCTATTCAGATTCATCCGGAACAAGGAGAATATCTGCTCGAGGCCAGGGATTCAGGCGGTGTCGAATATGATCCTTTTTCTGTTATGGATGAAATCCTATATGAATTACTTTGTATTGGTTATCTCTCTCGCCGGGGAAAAGAAATCAGCGATGAAGTGCAGAGGTTTTGTTTTCAATATGGTTTGCTCGGCTTTGAAGAGTCGGAAATACAAAAACGATATGAAGACAATAGCGTCAAATTGTATTCAGGTAGTGTGTTGAACGCAAAAGCGCTTACGGAACAGCAGCAGGAACAGACGTTCCGCCCATTTCAGAGAGAACTGTATTTACAGAGGCGACGGAAAAAGCGAAGCAGGAAAGGTGAACAACGGAATGATTCTCCAGGGGAACCGATTCTTTATGAGTTGAACTATGAACACTGTGAAGCAGTGACCTGGTATGGACGATATGGTCAGCAGTTACTGGAGCGGTTGGAGCGGTTCTCGCGTGGCGAGCCATATCCCCTGACACTTGGGAATGTTCGGATGCGATATCAGATTGAGAACGGCCAGGCCAAACGACGCTGGGCGTTTGATTCTCTGAAGAGCGCCTGTGAGATCGGCTTTGCAGAAATGCTATTGGAAGCTGTTCCGGCAATCCGCCTTTGCAAGCGATGCGGCAAGCCGTTGCTGACTCACCGAACACGCGCGGCGTATTGCTCCGCCTCCTGTCGCAACGTGGAAAATGTTAAACAGTCCCGGTGTAGAAGACGGCTTGCTGAAACAGCGGGAGAAAAATAAGCGCACAAAGATAGTTATACATTTGGATGAATCCAGAAAAATTTATGATATCATGGTATACTTTTCCTTTAGAGGTGAGCCAAGTTGGTGCATTCCTTCTTGCTTTTTCTCCTGTTAAATAAAAACTGCACCAACTTGGTGCAGTTAGCAAAGGGCCGACGCTTCTTTACCAAAGCGTCGGCCCTTTGCTAACTCTCAATTTGAACAATCTGTTCATATAGGGCGATAAATTTTTTCTCAATGGCTCGGTTTTCATGGTAGTGACCGAAAATCCAATATTTAAACTCACAGCGGTTTTTCACGGTCTCAAAGAAGTCGGTGAGACGATCAGACTGGTACTCCCCTCCCCCGAGAATATTCGCAATGCTGGTAGGACAGCAATGGGTGACCATGTAATCCAATCTCCAGCCGCAGCGTTCCAGATTGGCAAGTGCAGTCTCATATTCCTTATCAGAGGGGAGTTCTTCCTCCCACCATGAGATATGGTTGATCCGGTAAAATCTGTCCTGTACCTGCATAATTTTCAGTCGCTTGAGAAAATCCGGCGCATCCGGCTCAAGAATTCCGTCGCTGATGTCATGAGAAGAGGCTCCTCCCATTGCAAAAAAGCGCTTTCCTTCGATCTCATAGACCTGTCCGCGCATCAAATGAATCACAGATCTCCGAATGAACTGAACCTCGCCGCCATGCCATTCGACAACCGGATACCGCGCCAGTAAATCGTAGTTTTCATGATTGCCATCCACAAACAGCGTGGTAAACGATTTTTCCTCCAGCCATTTCAGCCAGTAACGCTCCTGCTTGTTCTCCGCCCAGATGCCGAAATCGCCGCACACAATGACAAAATCGTCCTTAGTCATACGCTTCTGTTCAGGGAAAATGTCCGCACTGAAGCGGATAAAATCGCCGTGTGTGTCGCCGGTTATAAAAATCATACCGTCACCTTGCCTCTGATTTTATAGGATATCATAAAAACCAGAGCCATGCCCTGAATAGCATTGCCGGACACTAACCGCTGAATCGCAAACTGCATAGATGCTATCGCTGGGAGCACCAAATTCATTTATCATCTTTTTCTGTCGTGCCCGCCTGGGGCAATTCGACAAGCTTTATCTCCGGTTCCGGATCTGATATGTACACTTCTTCGACTTCCCGCTGAGCGGAAATCAGCATGTCGATTGCATTCTCCGTTGCACAAAACAACTTTTGGTACATATCTTTGTAATCAGGCAAGGCTATCACCTCAGAAAGCATTATAACCTATTTCAGGTTGAAAATCAATAACCTAATTCAGGTTATGGGATACTAATGCCGAGGTGATTTACGTGTACCAAAGACTTCGAGACCTGCGCGAGGACGCAGATTTGAATCAAATCCAGCTCGCGCGCCTTTTGGAAATGTCTCAGACTGGCTATTCCAAATATGAAACCGGCGAAAACGACATACCAACGCAGGTTCTTATCAAGCTTGCACGGCTTTATAAGACCAGTGTAGATTATATTCTTGGCCTCACAAACAATAGAACGCCTTACAAATAAGTGGTATGGGTCGGATATGATCCGTCTTACCCAGAGCTTCACATAGAGCAAGTTATCTTGGTGCTGCAATTCTGACGATGCTTTTTTACATAAGTTGTCAGGCAATGCAAAGTCTCATCAATCATGATTGGCTTGTCTCCGCCGTTGAGAATCAGCATCATCTATCAATCCCGCATTCGGATCACATAGTAAACGACATACCCGATGTGGACTAACCGTAGCGGCTGTTGCATGTTTTATCGTTCTGTCTTTAGAGTTGCTTATATGGATATGTCAGGGCACGGTTTTGGAAAGACAAAATATCTTTATTTAGAATTTTTCCATCTTTTATATCGGTTGCATCTTCTAATACTTTATTATTTGATTCCTCAACAATATACGGCAAATAAGGCAGGATTCCGTTTGATATTTCCCAGGATGCGCTGTTCCATAAAAGAGATGGGGTATGATCGACCGCATAATATTTGATATTCCCAATTTTAAAAATCGGATCGGAAAAGCTTGTCGGACGCGCAAAGCTGAACCCCATTCCCAATGAACAGCTTATATCAATGATCAGGCATGTCTTTTTAAATTTTTGAATATCGTTTTTCCCAACGTAAATATCCGGATGATTAGGATTCTGCAGGACGCCGTTTACAATGACGTCCTTATCTACCAGCTCATCAGCAAAAGGCGTTTTATCTCCGTCATAACCTATGACTTCGATTCGTCCTGCCCCGTTTTTAGTTATTTGCCGATACTGGATTCCCGGTATTTTATCGACGGTCAAATAGGACGGCCGGCGGGTGTACACCGTGATATCGCTGAATCCATGCCCCTGTAAAGCATAGAGAGCGCCCCTGCTGGCAGAACCCATGCTGATAACGGCTACCTTTCGCTTCGGCCCATAGCCGCCGTCTATTCCCGTCAGTTGAAGGGCGTGCTGAACGCCGCAGTATCCGGCCATCTCATTGTTTCTATAAAATATATGGGTTAGATCGCGTTCTCCCTGATGATACATATTTTCCCACGCTATGAGTGTCAGCTTTTTATCTATGGCATACTGAGTGATGATACTCTGTTGGACACTGTGCAGCCATCCCCACACGAGGGAATCCTCCTGCATCTCTTCAAAATCTTCCGGAACAGGTTTTGTAATTAATATTGCCTGACAAACATGAAAAAGCTTTTCGCGTTCTATCAAACGGTTTCCGGTCAGCAGAGATATTCTCTCATCGTCCATACCGAACGGAACGCCATATCCCATTTCAAAGAATAAATGCTTCCTTGTTTCCACCGGGATCCAACTAATTTGATCCGGGTGGATGGGAACCCTTTTTTCATGCTCTTTCTTTGAAGTGCCGATTACTGCAATATCCATATTTACGTCCTCACAGTCATACTTTTTAATATATTATCATTATCCCCAAAAACAAAGGATTCATGGCGGTGTGAAGAGGATTATTATCGGTGCAAAACTTTGAAAGAGCCCTGCGAAATATTCAAAAAAGAAGCCCACAATAGCATTGGCTTCTTTTTGACGTATGTACCTGATATCCGCTGCCGAACGGATGGCAAGAAAGCCGGATGGGAAAATCATTTGGAATGCGTTTTCATTGCCAGATAAGCGATCCAAAAGGATACGACACTTTCGGCTCCCTGGTTCAGGTTCAATCCGTCCGGTTCCACTCCATCGTAACAGCCGCCTGTTTCCCGATCAAGCAGGCACAGCTTTTCCGAATTGTTGCCGCGGTACCAGGAAAAGCATGTTTCAGCCCTGCCGAGAAATTTTTTATCCCTGGAGACCGCATAGGCCTCAAGGAACGCAAGCGTCATTTCGCAGGCTTCTACGGGCTGTTCGTCAAACCCTGCCGGCTCCTCACCTTTTTGAAGCCAGCCATTGCAGCCGATCGGTTTAAAATAATCCTTCGTGAACGTCACGCTTTGCAGAAAATCCAGACTTTGAAATCCGATTTCCCGAAATCGTTTTTCCTTTGTAATTCGATAAGCGACAAACATTGCCCACGGCAGCGTTGC
This window contains:
- a CDS encoding zinc-dependent alcohol dehydrogenase, yielding MSEIAVPEPKDDEVLIKISYVGICGSDIHAYFGQHPFISCPIVMGHEFSGTVVKIGSGVKGIAVGDKVTAMPQVFCKECEPCREGRYNICDTLKVLGCQTPGAACEYYAVGAELVKVVNGKLPLDLAATVEPAAVGLHAVRRAGSVAGKNVVVLGAGTIGNLAAQSAMAEGAKSVLISDLSDYRLGVAKECGIPFAVNSGKEDLGEAIRGYFRGEGADLFVECVGIGATVNQAISLSKKGNDIVVVGVFGKTPEINMSFVQDRELRLMGSLMYVEKDWDDVTEYLGTGRMNTRPLITRVFPFDEYFDAFKYIKANSEKSMKILTKVD
- a CDS encoding ribbon-helix-helix domain-containing protein yields the protein MNQRIEKITVSLPVETLRLADENRERLGFQNRSELIDASIREFVSRDILRQFSGELAELYGKIERSEMKDLEEHLSKLSYKIAVELAQVNLLLASLLEIPYDETQKLRSSKFLAKRMSLVSSRSLSFSCWSSSSSCTS
- a CDS encoding sugar ABC transporter substrate-binding protein, with product MEKAKKLISALLLVCMVAFPFGGCSSAESGSTSQSTSSAGESASAAAGSTGSASYGQKKVAFIATDMSLTYASWLSSSLKTLNSKYPNITIDYFDGKASTGTQLQIMETCVTKGYDYIILHPQDPDAEADTVKDIIDNGTPVMMINQSDGGVKEASNVNCDPVAYGEMIAKVANDMLPAGKKSTYNVVVLLGPSGNSHSIGRRKGYENVLFSKRKDIKILGEQICDWDKSKGMEKMEDWLQTYKDIDAVISMNDGMALGALEAAKDAGRDKEMFFFGVDGLADSIISMKQGGLTATVQQSAYTQASQGMEIIDKVFKGEEKFEKVNTDPVLITKDNMDKFYQYYQSIGLIK
- a CDS encoding putative PEP-binding protein, encoding MRSNGERRARLGFSVKTIRMIRTAKHSIGTHDLTQYSFAVDRGNKKIMLLHVVPPRRNPQQHPQRSTSFGAPCLRLRLSRRDPQLG
- a CDS encoding class II fructose-bisphosphate aldolase encodes the protein MPLTTSKQMLLDAQRGGYAVGAFNAENMEMVQAIIAAAEELHAPVMIQTTPGTIKYAGLDLYCANVSAAAKNASVPVAMHLDHGNSYDLAVQALRAGYTSIMIDGSKEVLDKNIAITKAVVSACAPCGIPVEGELGKVGGKEDDTESSGTGYTDPDEAVRFVAETGVFSLAVGVGTAHGVYKTKPVLNVELISTLRKVLTVPMVLHGASGLTDEAIRNCVSCGICKVNFATELRVVFSDAVKDYLKQDPGVFDPKRYGAKAREAVKRQVMERMKVCGCDGKA
- a CDS encoding metallophosphoesterase family protein — protein: MIFITGDTHGDFIRFSADIFPEQKRMTKDDFVIVCGDFGIWAENKQERYWLKWLEEKSFTTLFVDGNHENYDLLARYPVVEWHGGEVQFIRRSVIHLMRGQVYEIEGKRFFAMGGASSHDISDGILEPDAPDFLKRLKIMQVQDRFYRINHISWWEEELPSDKEYETALANLERCGWRLDYMVTHCCPTSIANILGGGEYQSDRLTDFFETVKNRCEFKYWIFGHYHENRAIEKKFIALYEQIVQIES
- a CDS encoding alanine dehydrogenase; translation: MDIAVIGTSKKEHEKRVPIHPDQISWIPVETRKHLFFEMGYGVPFGMDDERISLLTGNRLIEREKLFHVCQAILITKPVPEDFEEMQEDSLVWGWLHSVQQSIITQYAIDKKLTLIAWENMYHQGERDLTHIFYRNNEMAGYCGVQHALQLTGIDGGYGPKRKVAVISMGSASRGALYALQGHGFSDITVYTRRPSYLTVDKIPGIQYRQITKNGAGRIEVIGYDGDKTPFADELVDKDVIVNGVLQNPNHPDIYVGKNDIQKFKKTCLIIDISCSLGMGFSFARPTSFSDPIFKIGNIKYYAVDHTPSLLWNSASWEISNGILPYLPYIVEESNNKVLEDATDIKDGKILNKDILSFQNRALTYPYKQL
- a CDS encoding class II D-tagatose-bisphosphate aldolase, non-catalytic subunit, which encodes MKNPMLYMIEERKETGRGGIYSCCSANAYVLEAAMESGLATNSPVLIESTANQVNQFGGYTGMRPADFVRFVNGIAQKVGFPKEKLILGGDHLGPLTWQDENEAEAMEKSRVLLHDYAAAGFTKIHIDTSMRVADDNRNTRLSEETISRRAAELCRVAEDAYAEYQRSNPEAPKPVYIIGSEVPIPGGAQENESSVAVTKPAEFRSTFEAFRKAFAAKGLEEAFSRVVGVVVQPGVEFADDSVIEYDRAAAKELTDSLKDYGGVVFEGHSTDYQTKEKLKEMVEDGIAILKVGPAFTFALREAIFALEDVEKTVLHNSGIVLSEFRETLERAMLTNPGNWKKHYHGTETQKAIKRKYSFSDRARYYLPDPEVQDSLNTLIQNVNHAEIPLNVIEQYLPIQYRQIRKGKLKPDAESIIKSAIKEYINDYLIATGYLPAAISV
- a CDS encoding helix-turn-helix domain-containing protein, with product MYQRLRDLREDADLNQIQLARLLEMSQTGYSKYETGENDIPTQVLIKLARLYKTSVDYILGLTNNRTPYK
- a CDS encoding ABC transporter permease → MLVIFIIMHILMKYTKFGRYCYAIGGNAQAARASGIDVKKTKWTAFIISGTLAAFAGVVMMGRLNAGIPSEGLGYETDAIMATVLGGTSFTGGIGTMTGTMIGSGIIGVLNNIMNLMGVNSYIQKVLKGILIILAVVFDIATKNKKTAAKIMARKDS